The following DNA comes from Hordeum vulgare subsp. vulgare chromosome 3H, MorexV3_pseudomolecules_assembly, whole genome shotgun sequence.
AAAAAGAACGTTGGGACAATCAGCAGCCTTCCACGCCATGCAAAAAGGATTTAGCCACGCCGATCTCCCCTACTTCAACCTGCGAACCGCAGCAAGAAGCCATCATTCTGGAGCATGAACCCTTGGTTGTCGCCAATGAACTTGCAACAATAAATTTTGGTAGAGTTTCAGACAAAAAAGAACTAACTCTAGATATATTATGCTCATCTCATCTTTAAACAGGGAATGTTTCCATGATCCTTACGGAGATGCAGCTGCATGATGATTCTCCATCTCTGACATGTTAAAACCATCCATGGGGAGGCAATGAAATCAGTAGAACTATATCATTCACAATGGTGGAATGTAAGCAAATAGTGGGAGATTGATGGTTGCTCACAGGAAAGGACGTCCATGTCCTCGTCGAGTCTCTTGGTGTTGAGGGATGTTCCGCTTGCGACCTAGCTAGGGAGTCTTTCACGTGGGGATGAGTTGTTAGTGCAATCCATGGTGTGTAGAGTGGCGGGGAGCAATAAGTTGTCCTTTACTTCAATATCCTGCAAATTGTGTCCTACAAAAATCTTAACCAAACAATATAAGGATATAAGACTATATACCAACATTAGCAGTATTGTAAATTAGTTTAAAGTCATGGGGCATTATAATGACTGAATCAATCACTTAGAACTTGTGGACATCAAGATATCAAGTTGACGTTACCTACCGTTGTACAACTTGATTGGGGCCACACCAACATGGGCCTTGGCCCTAGTAACGAAACAAGTATGACTGTTCGGCATTTTTATACTTAcaaaaaatatactccctccgtcccataatataagagcatttttgaCACTACGCTAGTGTCaaaaacgcttttatattatgggacggagggagtacatccatTCTTTAGTAATATAAAACAAGCTCATGAGTCTACATACATGTTTGAAGCTATCCACACCATACTCAAGCTTGTAGATGGTACCTTCTATTACACAAAAAATAGTTATCATCAAAAGTATAAAACTCTTTTGCACCCACTCAGTTTGGTCTTTGTAGAAAAGGAAAATTGTCAAACTGAACTTTTTAGTTATAACTTAGTAGACACACCCTGATTTTCCTTGGTAGAATATATCGAGTATCACACTTGGTTAGACTGAATACCAAGAGTCTGGAACATGGATCTGGGGTTACCAAGTGAGTACAACATTATAAAGTTCAGAACTGAAATATGGTGCTTCGAATTTACTAATTTAGAGAAGAAGCAGATaaaagatactatttgccattGAGCTACTGTGTTGCTGCTGGCTATGATATTTTCCATTGTTTTGTGAAGGCATGAAAGTTGTTGGTTAGACAAAAAACTGTTGAAACTCATATTTTCGCTTCCACATATGCTTATAAGGAGAAACATTATTCTTCAGTGGAGCTGTGTTGAGCAAATATGAAAGAAACCTGTTATGCTAGGGGTACGAATCCCAAAGAATGAGAACTTGCTAATTTAGTGTATACCGTACACAATAATTTCGGCCATCCACTAAACAATCTTGTCCCGTCTTTGTGTAACTTCCAAAAACTGTGATACACTGCACCATTTTCACCTGAATAGGTCAAAAATCAACTTGTTCATTTGTCCATTCATCTAGCTTCACTCAGACCACCTCAAATAAACAGGGTTATACTCAAACACCAGAAACGGATAGTTGAACCACCAAACATTATATCTGCACTCGCCAACTGACATTATGCTCCCTTATGATATTTATTTCGTGAAAAAAATGTATATTAAGAATATTATAAAAAGCAATTTTATCTCGatgggaagcgaaataatattagGAATGTCAATCATATATGTGCATGGCATCTTCCTTAAAAAGCCTATGATCTAATTTTGTTTGTCAAAGACGCTTCCTTCTGAATTTATTCACTTATCTGCTAATATACGAGTGGGGCTCCATGCAAGTGTTTCTCAAGTTACAAAAAATTGTACAACCTATAAAAGTATTTTTGTAACTTGAAACATATGCTGTTTTACTATCTAATGTCTGACAGCCTTCCATGTGTTGATCTGCAGACTGGGACAATAGAAATAGCTAGGaagatcaaaatatcaaagtatccGTACAAGTTCTAAAGTAAACCTCATGCTTGCACTTGCCTAGTTTCAGAAATGGGCTAGCAAATAAAAGCTTAACTATATAACTGAAAGGTCTAATCCATTTTTAGTCAACATCTCCTAGGGCTGAATTTGAAATCACTCCAAATAAGAAGAAATTAAACAAAAAATGGAAGGACACTCATGACGAATAGATAGCAATACATAGATATTACCTTGGAAATGTGCACCCCCGGGCTTCTATGAACTCTAAACACTTGATACAAATGAACGCACCAAAGGTTAATGATGTGCAAAGACCACATCACAACATTTGAAGATTGAGAATAATATGAAACACATACCATGTTGGTCACAAGTTTCATGAGATAATAAGAAATACACATAGTGTTGTAACTTAACTCTGCCGTCGTCGACTGGCAAGGCTGAGAAGTAGCTCCCATGCCCCCGCACCTTCCCGACATCATGGAAACCACGTCGACGATGGCGGCAGACGATGGTTCTAAAACCTGTACCATGGATATTCAGGATGTCATAAGCTGGAAGGATCAAAACATAAATATAAGTATTGGGCCCTGAAAATATGTGGTGCTACACCGAAATCACTTACCTTGATCTCTGGACTAATTTCAGAGTAGTGGAGCGCAATGTAATTCCACAACCAGGTGGATGTACCACACCGCTCCCATCCTCTGCCCGAAGGCTCTTCAAATCAAGATTGGATCTCGTCACCAAATCACCGTGGTCTCCGACGAGATTGAGAAAACAGAGTAGCACCCATTGTCTTACTTGCAGAAATATCATCAAATACCTAGCATACAACCACCCGTGCATTTTAACTCTCCTGGTGGGGAGGAAGTAGGACTTTGACGGGGATGTTTCATGTGCGCCATGCTTGGAGTAGAGGAGCAATCACAGGGGTGTGAAAGGTGCCTCTTCTCAAACCACAGAGAGTAGATCAAACAACTGCAGTCTAGCATTTAAGTATACATAATCTAAAATGTAATCGATCTTTCATCTACTCACCACAATGTTGGGGTGTGAAAGGTTCTTGAGGAGCTTCACTTCCTCAAGTTCTCTTATATACGCCTAATCCTAGAAACAAAATCCACAAATCACCTCACATGAAGAAAAACCTCAACGACTAAACTGGCAACCAAAATGGTTGGAGAAGTGCtactcacttggcctttcgcccaGGTCGCGTTGGTGCTCCCGATCAGAACCTGAAACCAAAAATCAAACAAGGGAGAGAAGTTAGTCCGACAAATGACCCCAGGTATCCACACAGCACAAACCAGATCACCAAATCGCAAAAATCCCGGCATCTGTTTTACTGTGAGGAGCTCGCCAGTGTCCAGGTTCATCCCGAAGTAGACCTGCCCCAATCCCGGAACGCGCCGGAGCCGATCTTGTCGGTGATCGATTCGCCTAACGTACTTTTATGTATGTATCTAAATTACCTCGGGGGCCTCTGCGCCATCAGCAGTTGCCAGTTACAGCTTTAGGATATGTATATAAGTTTTTTAGTCTGAACATTACTGTACTCTACTATACTTGACGATGAACTAACAATACTTAACACTGGACAGACAACAAGAACACCTCAAATCAAATACGAATATGACACGAAGAAGACAACAAGAACGGACGGAGAAAGGAGGGAGAAAAGAAATGATATCCTGCACATCTCTCAATTAGTACGTACTTACTCCTGCAAATCAAATCATGCGGCGACAAGTAGCTCACTAATCGAGGGCACACAACAGAGCAAAGAACATAGGTGTCTCACCGTCGGTGAGGACGACGGCGGTGCGCGCCGCCGCGAAGACCAGCAGGAGCAGCATGGCACAACGCATCGTGTcgtccttcttcgtctctccctctctctctctctctctcctttaaTTTGCCGCTTGGAGCTCCAACTCACTGACCATCAGGTTTGGATGAGATGAACGGAGTAGCACGGCCACACTTTTATAGGCCAGCTCGTCTAAGCGGCCTCTACCCACGTCCCCGTCGGTGGGCATGGGCATCGGCGGCAGCAGGCCGCGCGGCGGCGAGGGGCTCTTCTCGAGATGAGCCCAAGCAGCCCCACCCCCCTCGACTTGTGGAGGCAGGAGATGACCCTCCACAAGAGGTGATGCGGACGCTGATCCCGCCAAAGGGCCCGACGGAGTGCTCCGGGGCGGCGCCGCTGGTGCCGAAGTTGATGAATCGCCGCACGGAGTCGAATAAATCATGGAGTGCGACCCCGCTGCCGCTCGAGGGAGGAAATGGACCCTACCAGCGCCGATGCAGGCCAAGCCTGTTGCGTCCCgcgttgccgccgccgccgccgccgccgccgcaggtcTGGTTTGCCATGTGTGTAGCAGACGTCTGAATCGGATGTGGGATAGGAGGGGAGGGGCGGTTGAGGGGAGGGGCGGGGCGTGAGGGGCATCGGAAGTTGAGAACGTGGAGAGAGGAGGGATTAGTAGTGTTTCGTTAGCGATTGACGAAGCCAGTTTTGTTAACGACGTATTTAAGCACTTGATGATGTAATTAGACGGTGCAGATCTTAAATTGGATCTGCCCTTTTTATTAGTAGAGATTAGACCCTGTTTGGAACGACCcaaattatataatccagtttttataatctattatgtctatAAACATAACAGCTTATggtatagattataaaaactagatggatagattattaaaaactcataatctactctataccagctaaaatcagattatggattgttaATGACGCATTACCCTTATAAAGttgaagataattacattcctaccatcgCCATCCTtctcttttttcaaaaaaaaaaacagaggacagacaggtcattatgcaatgtaaaacatttattacagtttatataatctggcctccaaacatgtccatttaaattatttttataaaccagattatataatctatcttcataatccagattatcataatctattatggtttcaAACAGAGTCTTAGTCTACTTGGTTTTTATCTTGGTCGTGTGACGTTTTCGTTAGCAGAATGGGTTTACTTGCAGGAAACCATCTTATTGAGTGGTGTGTGATTTTCCTGACATGTGCGCAACGTGTCAGCTGGTTTGCTTGGCTTGGTGTTTATatgaaaaaaattatatataacTTTTAGagagaaaaaaacatttttttcaagaaCCCAAGTTTTTTCCCTATGGACGTTCTTGGCAATTTCTAAGACgtgtcctcctgattttttttttcaata
Coding sequences within:
- the LOC123441505 gene encoding uncharacterized protein LOC123441505 — protein: MRCAMLLLLVFAAARTAVVLTDEAPEVLIGSTNATWAKGQAYIRELEEVKLLKNLSHPNIVVFDDISAKPSGRGWERCGTSTWLWNYIALHYSEISPEIKVLEPSSAAIVDVVSMMSGRCGGMGATSQPCQSTTAELSYNTMCISYYLMKLVTNMVCVSYYSQSSNVVMWSLHIINLWCVHLYQVFRVHRSPGVHISKVKMVQCITVFGSYTKTGQDCLVDGRNYCKVPSTSLSMVWIASNMAKAHVGVAPIKLYNGHNLQDIEVKDNLLLPATLHTMDCTNNSSPRERLPS